The following proteins are encoded in a genomic region of Nycticebus coucang isolate mNycCou1 chromosome 17, mNycCou1.pri, whole genome shotgun sequence:
- the SHROOM1 gene encoding LOW QUALITY PROTEIN: protein Shroom1 (The sequence of the model RefSeq protein was modified relative to this genomic sequence to represent the inferred CDS: deleted 1 base in 1 codon) codes for MEALGAGGDRASPASSTRSLDLRRLSMRADSAYSSLSAASGGPEPRSPSPGADLLPYLAWDYVRVVWGGPAPAQADTVPSASPWPGSAVAPRSEPPPPEVHGAPGPLNRHATPLLYALAAEAEAAERAADPPSPPASRADYRQRLQGAQRRVLRETSFQRKELRMSLPARLRPAAPARPLAAHSRSASLSHPGGAVEPAPSPTPVLDTAGRGRLASPQRTWCFSEPGELDRVGRCSTPVGGCMREAYSSSRLTRPQPQELQHPALAEFKDHQIGWLLKTQPLRTADQHSGSLKLADAYQPASQSRSAPGKVLDPWEGSGEAMPSVQAILQGTETPRPLFQTKFSRFLTQKETIVVCPAEVPQCSPADCEQMVSETSTVSAQLPSVSDDEVFLEETLLVRMRSPPDSHAPQGLSTSVLAFDQKYGTGQAKISPEDNLYKYPGTAGAEDCWQGAKGSADVSRPTSHSPSGTANGDIPTIDPTGLLTTEPQAAAESDLKLLPVDVPETSYHFALAWATGQPGSRPACLSQHLEELVQELARMNPSLSDTLAFQPSPEPPLGLLDGLIPLAHVWAAMRPACREAGEEAAGTSQPGSYQLSFTEFPPTSQEEASLENSATHPVPDQPRGEGFPEPNNSIQAKKVELAGLLQKMLWDLHSEQERLQGAAQALARSQAALEAVVNQACEPRELERFSRFMADLERVLGLLLLLGSRLARVRRALAWAGSDGDPDERASLLRRLELLQRQQEDAKELKEHVARRERALREVLARALPVEELRAYNALLAGKAAVLAQQRSLDERVRFLQDQLDAVSSDLGHHPSPRPAQPPETCLPDKQPLPPSLT; via the exons ATGGAAGCCCTGGGTGCTGGGGGCGACCGCGCCTCTCCAGCCTCCTCCACTCGCAGCCTGGACCTGAGGAGGCTGTCCATGCGCGCAGACTCGGCCTACAGCTCTCTTTCCGCGGCCTCTGGCGGCCCTGAGCCGCGCTCGCCATCGCCTGGGGCAGACCTCCTTCCTTACCTAGCCTGGGACTACGTGCGTGTGGTTTGGGGCGGCCCGGCCCCCGCCCAGGCCGACACCGTCCCTAGCGCATCACCGTGGCCTGGGTCCGCGGTCGCTCCACGCAGCGAGCCGCCGCCTCCAGAGGTGCATGGGGCTCCGGGGCCACTAAATAGACACGCCACC CCGCTGCTTTATGCGCTGGCGGCGGAGGCTGAAGCTGCCGAGCGGGCCGCAGATCCGCCCAGCCCGCCGGCCTCGAGGGCTGACTACCGCCAGCGACTGCAGGGCGCGCAGCGCCGCGTGCTGCGGGAGACGTCCTTCCAGCGCAAGGAGCTCCGCATGAGCCTGCCCGCCCGCCTGCGGCCCGCAGCTCCCGCGCGGCCCCTGGCGGCGCACTCGCGCTCCGCCTCGCTGAGCCACCCTGGCGGGGCGGTGGAACCGGCGCCCTCCCCGACTCCCGTGTTGGACACCGCCGGCCGGGGTCGCCTCGCCAGCCCGCAGCGGACATGGTGCTTCTCGGAGCCGGGAGAGCTGGACCGCGTGGGTCGGTGTAGTACGCCGGTAGGGGGATGTATGCGTGAGGCCTACTCCAGCTCTCGCCTCACCCGGCCCCAGCCCCAGGAGTTGCAGCATCCCGCGCTGGCCGAGTTCAAAGATCACCAGATAGGGTGGCTGCTCAAGACTCAGCCCCTACGAACAGCGGACCAACACTCCGGGTCCCTGAAGCTCGCCGATGCCTATCAGCCTGCCAGTCAGAGTCGGAGCGCTCCAGGCAAAGTCTTGGATCCCTGGGAAGGTTCAGGAGAGGCCATGCCCAGTGTCCAG GCTATTCTCCAAGGAACAGAGACCCCTAGACCATTGTTTCAGACCAAATTTTCCAG GTTCTTGACTCAGAAGGAGACTATAGTGGTGTGTCCTGCAGAGGTCCCCCAGTGCAGCCCTGCCGACTGTGAGCAGATGGTCTCAGAGACCAGCACTGTGTCTGCCCAGCTCCCCTCTGTTTCTGATGATGAAGTGTTCCTGGAAGAAACCCTCCTGGTCAGAATGAGATCACCACCAGACTCCCACGCCCCCCAAGGGCTCTCAACCAG TGTCCTTGCCTTTGACCAGAAGTATGGAACTGGCCAGGCTAAAATCTCCCCAGAAGATAACCTCTATAAGTACCCAGGAACTGCAGGGGCAGAGGACTGCTGGCAGGGAGCAAAAGGTTCTGCTGATGTTTCCAGGCCCACAAGCCATAGCCCCTCTGGGACTGCAAATGGTGACATCCCAACTATTGACCCCACTGGACTGCTGACTACTGAGCCCCAAGCAGCTGCAGAGAGTGATCTCAAACTTCTTCCAGTTGATGTCCCAGAGACCTCTTACCATTTTGCCCTGGCCTGGGCCACTGGCCAGCCTGGTTCTAGGCCAGcatgtctcagtcagcaccttgaGGAGCTGGTTCAGGAGCTGGCCAGAATGAATCCCTCTCTGAGTGACACTCTTGCCTTCCAGCCTAGCCCAGAGCCACCCCTAGGCCTGCTGGATGGGCTGATTCCTTTAGCCCATGTCTGGGCTGCAATGAGGCCAGCCTGTAGAGAGGCTGGAGAGGAGGCTGCTGGTACTTCTCAGCCAGG GTCCTATCAATTAAGCTTCACGGAGTTCCCGCCAACTTCTCAGGAGGAAGCTAGTCTTGAAAACTCTGCCACTCACCCCGTGCCTGACCAACCACGTGGCGAGGGGTTCCCAGAACCAAACAACAGCATCCAGGCTAAGAAA GTGGAGCTAGCCGGTCTCCTCCAAAAGATGCTGTGGGACCTTCATTCCGAGCAGGAGCGGCTGCAGGGGGCGGCCCAAGCATTGGCCAGGAGCCAGGCGGCTCTGGAGGCTGTAGTGAACCAGGCCTGTGAGCCCCGGGAGCTGGAGCGGTTCAGCCGGTTCATGGCCGACCTAGAGCGCGTGCTtggcctgctgctgctgctaggCAGTCGCCTAGCCCGTGTGCGCCGCGCCCTGGCCTGGGCGGGCTCCGACGGAGACCCTGATGAACGG GCTTCTCTGCTGCGGCGACTCGAGCTCCTGCAGCGGCAGCAAGAGGACGCCAAGGAGCTGAAGGAGCACGTGGCTCGGCGTGAGCGAGCTCTGCGTGAGGTGCTGGCTCGGGCACTGCCCGTGGAGGAACTGCGTGCCTATAACGCCCTGCTGGCTGGCAAGGCTGCTGTCCTGGCCCAGCAGCGCAGCCTGGACGAGCGTGTCCGCTTCCTTCAGGACCAACTGGACGCGGTCAGTAGCGACCTTGGCCATCATCCGTCTCCCAGGCCGGCCCAGCCCCCAGAGACCTGTCTTCCGGACAAGCAGCCCTTACCTCCTTCCCTTACCTAG